From the genome of Leptolyngbya iicbica LK, one region includes:
- a CDS encoding DUF2854 domain-containing protein, with amino-acid sequence MLRKTSLGNVLLVVGGILTIVGFIAYFQENATLNLAGFFYGIPVLLGGLALRAAELEPTQYSHETTPEVLTLREQQATPTQNQVRSDVTRYRYGQEAHLDEVLERLGLAPTDEERPVLAAVREESIDGAYALVLEFDSPFIGLSKWLEKQTKIETFFGPNIRAEMTAPQENKVDLALIAVATPEPAEVVS; translated from the coding sequence ATGTTACGGAAAACGTCCCTCGGGAATGTGTTGCTTGTGGTCGGTGGCATCCTCACTATTGTTGGGTTTATCGCCTACTTTCAAGAAAATGCAACCCTCAACTTGGCTGGTTTTTTCTACGGGATTCCCGTATTACTGGGGGGCTTAGCGTTGCGGGCAGCGGAGTTAGAACCGACTCAGTATTCCCACGAAACAACGCCAGAGGTGCTGACCCTGCGGGAACAACAGGCGACACCGACCCAAAATCAAGTGCGTAGCGATGTGACTCGCTATCGTTACGGCCAAGAAGCCCATTTAGATGAAGTGCTAGAACGGTTGGGGTTGGCCCCGACTGACGAAGAGCGGCCAGTATTGGCGGCGGTGCGCGAGGAATCGATCGACGGCGCTTATGCCCTGGTGTTGGAATTTGACTCGCCATTCATTGGGCTCAGCAAGTGGCTGGAGAAGCAGACCAAGATTGAAACGTTTTTTGGCCCAAACATCCGGGCGGAAATGACGGCACCGCAAGAAAACAAAGTCGACCTGGCGTTAATTGCAGTAGCGACCCCGGAGCCAGCGGAAGTGGTTTCCTAG
- a CDS encoding ligase-associated DNA damage response exonuclease — MPLITVRPEGLYCEAGNFYIDPWRPVETALITHAHADHARSGSEQYVAMASAEGILRKRLGANIALRNVAYGEKLKYGDTWVSFHSAGHVLGSAQIRVEHKDEVWVVSGDYKRCADPSCAPFEVVPCDTFITEATFGLPIYKWNSGAETARQIYDWWQSDRDRPSILFCYAFGKAQRVLSELTNFTDQTVYVHGAIAALNDIYRAQGVQMVPTVNTADMPKNHKYKGDLVLAPPSGHRSSWMKRFKSPQTAFASGWMAVRGARRRRGYERGFVLSDHADWSSLIRTIQETGAQQVYVTHGQNDVLSRYLQEVCNINAHPLETLFEGEGDI, encoded by the coding sequence ATGCCTCTAATTACCGTCCGCCCCGAAGGACTGTATTGCGAAGCCGGAAATTTTTACATCGATCCCTGGCGGCCAGTGGAAACAGCGCTGATCACCCATGCCCACGCCGACCACGCGCGCTCGGGGTCGGAACAGTATGTAGCGATGGCCAGCGCCGAGGGCATTTTACGCAAGCGGCTTGGGGCGAATATCGCGCTGCGAAATGTCGCGTATGGCGAAAAGCTGAAATACGGCGATACCTGGGTGTCGTTTCACTCAGCGGGACATGTGCTGGGTTCGGCGCAAATTCGGGTGGAGCACAAGGATGAGGTCTGGGTCGTCTCGGGCGACTACAAGCGATGTGCAGACCCCAGTTGCGCCCCGTTTGAAGTGGTGCCTTGCGATACGTTTATTACCGAAGCGACGTTCGGCCTGCCGATTTACAAGTGGAATAGCGGTGCAGAAACAGCACGGCAAATCTATGACTGGTGGCAGTCCGACCGCGATCGCCCCTCGATTCTCTTTTGCTACGCCTTTGGCAAAGCCCAGCGGGTGCTGAGTGAACTGACGAACTTTACCGACCAGACCGTGTACGTGCACGGGGCGATCGCCGCCCTCAACGACATCTATCGCGCCCAAGGCGTCCAGATGGTGCCGACCGTCAACACCGCCGATATGCCCAAAAACCATAAATACAAGGGAGACCTCGTGTTAGCGCCCCCTTCAGGTCATCGCTCTAGCTGGATGAAGCGCTTCAAATCTCCTCAAACAGCGTTTGCCTCCGGCTGGATGGCCGTGCGCGGGGCTCGACGGCGACGCGGCTACGAGCGGGGTTTTGTGCTGTCTGACCACGCGGACTGGTCGAGTCTCATTCGCACGATTCAAGAAACCGGAGCCCAGCAGGTCTACGTTACCCACGGGCAAAACGATGTGCTGTCTCGCTACCTACAAGAAGTGTGCAACATCAATGCCCACCCCTTAGAGACCTTGTTTGAAGGGGAAGGCGACATTTAG
- the accB gene encoding acetyl-CoA carboxylase biotin carboxyl carrier protein, whose translation MELNFSELRELVTTLSQTDISELILKGADFELTLRKQGAIAPVSAPMVAMSSQEQPAAAPVAPMPAPETAPAATPPTPPPSADSNLLEITSPMVGTFYRAPAPEEPSFVEIGDRIQTGQTVCIIEAMKLMNELEAEVSGEVVEILVENAQPVEFGQPLMRVKP comes from the coding sequence GTGGAACTAAATTTCAGTGAACTGCGGGAGCTGGTGACGACACTCAGCCAAACCGATATCTCGGAACTCATCCTGAAGGGGGCTGATTTTGAGCTGACGCTGCGCAAGCAAGGGGCGATCGCTCCGGTTAGTGCTCCCATGGTTGCGATGTCTTCACAAGAACAGCCCGCTGCGGCTCCGGTCGCTCCGATGCCTGCTCCTGAGACGGCCCCAGCTGCGACTCCTCCGACGCCACCGCCTTCTGCTGATTCCAATCTGTTGGAAATTACGTCGCCGATGGTCGGCACGTTTTATCGCGCTCCAGCACCGGAAGAACCGTCTTTTGTGGAAATTGGCGATCGCATCCAAACCGGGCAAACGGTTTGCATTATCGAAGCGATGAAGTTGATGAACGAGTTGGAAGCGGAAGTTTCCGGTGAGGTTGTCGAAATCCTGGTGGAGAACGCTCAACCAGTGGAATTTGGGCAACCGTTGATGCGAGTCAAGCCTTAA
- the efp gene encoding elongation factor P, with protein MISSNDFRTGVSIELDGSVWKVTEFLHVKPGKGSAFVRTKLKNVQTGNTVEKTFRAGETVPQANLEKKVMQHTYRDGEDLVFMDMETYEEVRMTEDQVGDRVKYLKEEMEVSVVRWNEQILEVELPTSVVLEVTETDPGVKGDTATGGTKPAIVETGAQVMVPLFISIGEKIKVDTRNDSYLGREN; from the coding sequence ATGATTTCCAGCAACGACTTTCGTACGGGCGTCAGTATTGAACTGGATGGGTCAGTTTGGAAGGTCACCGAGTTCCTGCATGTCAAGCCAGGCAAGGGATCTGCTTTTGTCCGCACGAAGCTGAAAAACGTCCAAACCGGGAACACGGTGGAAAAAACGTTTCGCGCTGGTGAGACAGTGCCCCAAGCCAATCTCGAGAAAAAGGTGATGCAGCACACCTATCGAGATGGTGAAGATTTGGTCTTCATGGATATGGAGACTTATGAAGAAGTGCGCATGACTGAAGATCAAGTGGGCGATCGCGTTAAGTATCTCAAAGAAGAGATGGAAGTGAGCGTGGTGCGATGGAATGAGCAGATTCTGGAAGTGGAACTGCCGACTTCGGTTGTGCTCGAAGTGACTGAAACTGACCCCGGCGTCAAAGGTGATACCGCCACGGGGGGCACGAAACCCGCCATCGTCGAGACTGGCGCCCAAGTGATGGTGCCCTTGTTTATTTCGATTGGCGAAAAAATCAAGGTTGATACCCGCAACGACTCTTATTTAGGGCGGGAGAATTAG
- a CDS encoding peptidylprolyl isomerase, producing the protein MHLFNRWLLCLVLGVVFWGGGLIATVPPNAVATPMPTSPLVAYLPPGNAVTDGRALLRYSLPIDNQDIRTIQKDLEGLSEWLRSKRWGPIIRDAKKIDKLIGRRRDAILGDIPSERQTLAAQYLDEIRAGLEPLIAGAEAKNRETVWVQRGDLLEKVGAIEEMMVTEFPFEVPEEYSHLPQLKGRATVEFETNKGTMLAVIDGYTAPVTGGNFVDLVQRGFYDDMPFIRAEDFYVLQTGDPAGPEEGFIDPKTGEYRAVPLEILVKGDEEPIYGATLEELGRYLDDPVLPFSAFGVMGFARPPSDVNGGSSQFFFFLFEPELTPAGLNLLDGRFAVFGCVVENKELLEELGQGDRIVSAKVIDGLENLVQPTT; encoded by the coding sequence ATGCATTTATTTAATCGATGGTTGCTTTGCCTGGTTTTAGGCGTGGTGTTTTGGGGTGGCGGACTCATCGCCACTGTGCCCCCCAATGCGGTGGCTACCCCTATGCCAACCTCACCGCTAGTGGCTTATTTACCCCCAGGTAATGCTGTAACAGATGGGCGCGCCCTATTGCGCTACTCCCTGCCCATCGACAACCAAGATATTCGAACCATTCAAAAAGATTTAGAAGGACTGTCAGAGTGGCTACGCAGCAAGCGCTGGGGACCGATCATCCGCGACGCCAAGAAAATTGATAAGTTAATCGGCCGCCGTCGCGACGCCATCTTGGGGGATATACCCTCTGAGCGTCAGACTTTGGCAGCACAATATCTCGATGAGATTCGCGCGGGGTTAGAGCCGCTGATCGCTGGGGCCGAAGCCAAAAATCGCGAGACGGTTTGGGTACAACGCGGCGACCTCCTCGAAAAAGTCGGCGCCATTGAAGAAATGATGGTCACCGAATTTCCGTTTGAGGTGCCTGAGGAATATAGCCACTTGCCGCAGCTCAAGGGTCGCGCCACCGTTGAGTTTGAAACCAACAAAGGGACGATGCTCGCGGTGATCGACGGCTACACCGCGCCAGTGACCGGGGGCAACTTTGTTGACCTGGTGCAGCGGGGCTTTTATGACGACATGCCTTTTATTCGGGCCGAAGACTTTTACGTGCTGCAAACAGGGGATCCGGCAGGGCCAGAAGAGGGCTTCATTGACCCCAAAACGGGCGAATACCGGGCAGTGCCCCTTGAAATCTTAGTCAAGGGGGACGAAGAGCCGATTTATGGAGCCACTTTAGAAGAATTGGGCCGCTATTTGGATGATCCGGTGCTGCCCTTTTCGGCCTTCGGGGTGATGGGGTTTGCCCGGCCTCCGAGTGATGTGAACGGCGGGTCTTCGCAATTTTTCTTCTTCCTGTTTGAACCGGAACTCACGCCAGCAGGACTCAACTTACTGGATGGTCGTTTTGCAGTGTTCGGCTGTGTGGTCGAAAACAAAGAGCTGCTAGAAGAACTGGGCCAGGGCGATCGCATCGTTTCGGCGAAGGTGATCGACGGCTTGGAAAACCTCGTCCAACCCACTACTTAG
- the thiL gene encoding thiamine-phosphate kinase translates to MSQPTVAELGELELLKRLQPFCESALIGDDAAVLPPRSQATVITTDMLVDGVHFSDRTTPPQAIGWRAIAANLSDLAAMGSVPTEITVGLALPGHTPVHWVEQVYEGMAACLRQYGGKIVGGDVVRSPQPVIAITALGTVAPQRVIRRDRAQPGQVILATGWHGASRAGLELLLQPDLQTPLSASDRQTFIQAHQYPVPRLDIVELFDALEDDEFGAIAGMDSSDGLANAVLWLCQASGVGAQLMRSRLPLPQAFTPWLSDATALDWCLYGGEDFELVLCLPAEIALELLPVLGSQASIIGTVAASPEVLLMDDVGDRSPLTLTWESCFQHF, encoded by the coding sequence ATGAGTCAGCCAACTGTGGCTGAACTGGGTGAGCTGGAGTTGCTAAAGCGGCTCCAGCCTTTTTGTGAGTCCGCGTTGATCGGAGATGATGCGGCGGTATTGCCACCTCGATCGCAGGCCACGGTCATCACCACCGACATGCTGGTGGATGGGGTGCATTTTAGCGATCGCACTACGCCCCCTCAGGCGATCGGGTGGCGGGCGATCGCGGCCAATCTGTCTGACCTGGCGGCGATGGGCTCAGTCCCGACTGAAATCACCGTCGGACTGGCGCTCCCTGGTCACACCCCAGTCCATTGGGTCGAGCAGGTCTATGAGGGCATGGCCGCTTGCCTCCGGCAATATGGCGGCAAGATTGTCGGTGGCGATGTGGTGCGATCGCCTCAACCCGTTATCGCCATCACTGCGTTGGGCACCGTGGCACCCCAGCGCGTCATCCGGCGCGATCGTGCCCAGCCGGGTCAGGTCATCCTCGCCACGGGTTGGCACGGAGCCTCACGGGCGGGGTTAGAGCTACTGTTGCAACCAGACTTGCAAACGCCGCTCTCAGCCAGCGATCGCCAAACATTTATTCAGGCCCACCAGTATCCAGTGCCACGGCTCGACATTGTGGAGTTGTTTGACGCTCTGGAAGATGACGAATTTGGGGCGATCGCGGGTATGGATAGCAGTGATGGTTTGGCCAATGCCGTGCTCTGGCTCTGCCAAGCGAGTGGCGTGGGGGCGCAGTTGATGCGATCGCGTTTACCGCTGCCCCAGGCTTTCACTCCCTGGCTCAGCGATGCCACCGCCCTCGACTGGTGCCTCTACGGCGGCGAAGACTTTGAGCTAGTGCTGTGTCTGCCTGCTGAAATTGCCTTGGAACTTTTGCCCGTGCTAGGTTCGCAAGCCAGCATCATCGGCACGGTGGCAGCTAGCCCTGAAGTGTTGCTAATGGATGACGTGGGCGATCGTTCCCCGCTGACGCTCACCTGGGAGAGCTGTTTTCAGCATTTTTAA
- the nblR gene encoding response regulator transcription factor NblR — translation MDSNAIDAVPQVLLICANADLTERVRHDLAEAGYGVSTATTGERGLAQAQRSRPDLIIIDRLLDGESGLAVCQKLRSEQFCMPVLMLMARDTLDDRIACLEAGADDYCLKPYQADAFLKIVQIYLQPGDTTAEQLRFADLTLDVGTRTASRNNRLIELTTKEFELLRYLMEHPREVLAREQILENVWGYDFVGESNVIEVYVRYLRLKIDSDNDKRLIQTVRGVGYVLRES, via the coding sequence ATGGACAGTAATGCGATTGACGCGGTGCCACAGGTTTTACTGATCTGCGCGAATGCTGATCTAACCGAGCGGGTGCGCCATGACTTGGCCGAGGCGGGGTATGGGGTGAGTACGGCAACCACTGGGGAGCGCGGGTTGGCCCAAGCGCAGCGATCGCGTCCGGATCTCATCATCATCGATCGCTTGTTGGATGGCGAATCAGGGCTGGCGGTGTGTCAAAAGCTGCGCAGCGAGCAATTTTGTATGCCAGTGTTGATGCTGATGGCCCGCGATACCTTGGACGATCGCATTGCTTGTTTAGAAGCTGGGGCTGACGATTACTGCCTAAAACCGTATCAGGCGGATGCCTTTTTGAAGATTGTGCAGATTTACCTGCAACCCGGTGATACCACTGCCGAGCAACTGCGCTTTGCTGACCTCACGCTCGATGTCGGCACGCGCACGGCATCCCGCAATAACCGTCTGATCGAATTGACCACCAAAGAATTTGAATTGTTGCGATATCTGATGGAGCATCCGCGAGAGGTGCTGGCGCGGGAACAAATTTTGGAAAACGTGTGGGGCTATGACTTTGTTGGCGAGTCCAACGTGATTGAGGTGTATGTGCGTTACCTGCGACTCAAAATTGACAGCGATAACGATAAACGGCTCATTCAGACGGTGCGCGGCGTGGGCTACGTCTTGCGCGAAAGCTGA
- a CDS encoding NAD(+) kinase encodes MPKVGIIFNDMKPAAQEAAALWREKLTVQGCEVHMANGLGGLLGYSSPTRPICHTPVDSLIPPHFDEDMAFAVVLGGDGTVLSAFRQVAPAGIPLLTVNTGHMGFLTEAYLNQLPKAMEQVLAGDYRVEERSMIVVKVCHGENTVWEALCLNEMVLHREPLTSMCHFEVSVGNHAPVDIAADGVIISTPTGSTAYSLSAGGPVITPGVSVTQLIPICPHSLASRGIVFPDSEPVKITAANTDPLVMVVDGNAGSYVMPEDWVATEPSPYPAKFIRLGSPEFFRVLREKLGWGLPHIAKPTSVELP; translated from the coding sequence GTGCCCAAGGTTGGGATTATTTTCAATGACATGAAGCCAGCCGCTCAAGAAGCGGCTGCTCTCTGGCGTGAGAAATTGACTGTGCAAGGCTGTGAAGTGCACATGGCTAATGGTTTGGGAGGGTTGTTGGGCTATTCCAGTCCTACCCGCCCCATCTGTCACACGCCAGTTGACAGTCTTATTCCCCCGCACTTTGACGAAGACATGGCATTTGCGGTGGTGTTAGGGGGCGACGGCACAGTGTTATCGGCATTTCGGCAGGTGGCCCCAGCTGGCATTCCCCTGCTCACCGTCAACACCGGACACATGGGCTTTTTGACGGAAGCGTATCTGAACCAGTTGCCCAAAGCAATGGAGCAGGTGCTGGCGGGCGATTACCGTGTCGAAGAACGTTCGATGATTGTGGTCAAGGTCTGCCATGGTGAGAATACGGTCTGGGAAGCGCTCTGTCTGAATGAGATGGTCTTGCATCGGGAGCCACTGACCAGCATGTGCCATTTTGAGGTGTCGGTGGGCAATCATGCGCCGGTGGATATCGCGGCGGATGGCGTGATTATCTCAACCCCCACTGGCTCTACGGCCTATTCGCTATCGGCCGGTGGTCCGGTCATTACGCCCGGGGTTTCGGTGACGCAGTTGATTCCCATCTGTCCGCATTCGCTGGCCTCACGGGGCATTGTTTTCCCCGATTCGGAGCCGGTCAAGATTACGGCGGCAAATACTGACCCGCTGGTCATGGTAGTGGATGGCAATGCGGGCTCTTATGTGATGCCGGAAGATTGGGTGGCGACGGAGCCCTCGCCTTATCCTGCCAAGTTCATTCGGTTGGGATCGCCGGAGTTCTTTCGCGTGCTGCGTGAAAAGTTGGGCTGGGGATTGCCCCATATTGCCAAGCCGACTTCGGTGGAGTTGCCTTAG